A genomic stretch from uncultured Cohaesibacter sp. includes:
- a CDS encoding glutathione S-transferase, translated as MPSSNILPILYSFRRCPYAMRGRMGLFASGVVVELREIVLRNKPAHMLEISPKGTIPVLLLPDGTVIDESLDIMLWALKQNDPWDWLSPEEETLDDMLALIDELDGSFKHHLDRYKYSSRYENADEVVHRSMAMVALASLQARLELSPHLFGSRPCLADIALFPFVRQFANTDRDWFDTNAPIALRKWLVGYETSELFMNIFCKWPVWQEGDPVTLFPALKQEQE; from the coding sequence ATGCCTAGCTCCAATATTCTTCCCATTCTCTATTCCTTTCGACGCTGCCCCTATGCCATGCGTGGACGAATGGGGTTGTTTGCTTCTGGCGTCGTTGTGGAACTTAGAGAGATTGTCCTAAGGAACAAACCGGCCCATATGCTGGAAATTTCCCCCAAGGGCACGATACCTGTTTTGCTGCTGCCCGACGGGACGGTCATCGATGAAAGCCTTGACATCATGCTCTGGGCCCTCAAGCAGAATGATCCTTGGGACTGGCTTTCTCCTGAAGAAGAAACACTGGACGACATGTTGGCGCTGATCGACGAGCTGGATGGCTCCTTCAAGCACCATCTGGATCGCTATAAATATTCCAGTCGATATGAGAATGCCGACGAGGTGGTGCACCGCTCCATGGCCATGGTGGCGCTGGCCTCGCTGCAGGCACGTCTGGAGCTTTCGCCCCATTTGTTCGGCTCACGCCCATGTCTTGCTGATATCGCGCTCTTTCCCTTTGTGCGGCAATTTGCCAACACCGACCGAGATTGGTTCGACACCAATGCGCCTATTGCCTTGCGCAAATGGCTTGTCGGGTATGAAACATCCGAGCTGTTCATGAATATTTTTTGCAAATGGCCCGTATGGCAGGAAGGTGATCCGGTCACCCTGTTTCCAGCCCTCAAGCAAGAGCAGGAGTGA
- a CDS encoding O-succinylhomoserine sulfhydrylase: MSETKKPETGYRPATEMVHGGVMRSQWGETSEALFMTQGYVYDSAEAQEARFNGEEPGYVYSRYSNPTISMFENRMALLEGAEGARGTASGMAAVSSAMLSCVKAGDHVVAASALFGSCLYIVSELLPRFGVECTLVDGTNLQEWKAAMRPNTRACFLESPTNPVLSVIDIAGVAAIAHEAGAKLVVDNVFATAMWQSPLALGADVVIYSATKHIDGQGRCLGGVVLSSEQFLEEEFKDIHRHTGPSLSPFNAWIMLKGLETFPLRVKEQTRSAGILADRLAKHKAIERIFYPGRDDHPQADICKKQMRGGSTMIALNVAGGKEKAFQLENALKVIKISNNLGDAKSLITHPATTTHQRLTDEQLADAGIGQGTLRFSVGLEDVEDLWEDFEQALASL, from the coding sequence ATGTCTGAGACCAAAAAGCCCGAAACCGGTTACCGCCCCGCTACCGAAATGGTCCATGGAGGCGTTATGCGTTCGCAGTGGGGGGAAACTTCCGAAGCGCTTTTCATGACGCAGGGTTATGTCTACGACAGTGCTGAAGCTCAGGAGGCCCGCTTCAATGGCGAGGAACCGGGCTATGTCTATTCGCGCTATTCCAATCCGACCATCTCAATGTTTGAAAATCGCATGGCGCTGCTGGAAGGCGCAGAAGGCGCTCGTGGTACAGCCTCCGGTATGGCGGCTGTTTCCTCGGCCATGCTCTCCTGCGTCAAGGCCGGTGATCATGTGGTTGCCGCTAGCGCGTTGTTCGGCTCATGCCTTTACATCGTCTCCGAGCTGCTGCCCCGCTTCGGCGTCGAATGCACATTGGTCGATGGCACCAATCTGCAAGAATGGAAAGCCGCGATGCGGCCCAACACCCGCGCCTGTTTCCTTGAGAGCCCGACCAACCCGGTATTGTCTGTGATCGATATTGCCGGTGTGGCTGCAATCGCCCATGAGGCCGGCGCCAAGCTGGTGGTCGATAACGTCTTCGCAACGGCCATGTGGCAAAGCCCGCTGGCACTGGGGGCCGATGTGGTCATCTATTCGGCCACCAAGCATATCGATGGCCAGGGCCGCTGTCTGGGTGGCGTCGTCTTGTCGAGCGAACAGTTTCTGGAAGAAGAATTCAAGGATATCCATCGCCATACCGGCCCGTCCCTGTCTCCTTTCAATGCATGGATCATGCTCAAGGGGCTGGAAACCTTCCCGCTCCGTGTCAAGGAACAGACCCGCAGCGCGGGCATTCTCGCTGACCGTCTGGCAAAACACAAAGCCATCGAACGCATTTTCTATCCTGGCCGAGATGACCATCCGCAGGCTGACATCTGCAAGAAGCAGATGCGCGGCGGCTCGACCATGATTGCGCTCAATGTTGCAGGCGGCAAGGAAAAGGCCTTCCAGTTGGAAAATGCGCTCAAGGTCATCAAGATTTCCAACAATCTGGGCGATGCCAAGAGTCTGATCACTCATCCGGCCACCACCACACACCAGCGCCTCACCGATGAACAGCTGGCTGATGCCGGGATCGGTCAGGGCACGCTGCGTTTCTCGGTCGGCCTTGAAGATGTGGAAGACCTCTGGGAGGATTTCGAGCAGGCTCTGGCGAGCCTCTAG
- a CDS encoding YeeE/YedE family protein, whose amino-acid sequence MFTKGALIGVTLAAILVLIAAAGVRYGLLLAIGIGFGLTLEGLRFGFAGPWRAMILRREPAGLLAQLLAIALVAGVAFPLLSGDHPELIGAHAAIGWAMVGGAFVFGAAMQLVLGCGSGTLVNAGSGNPVSVIALPFFIIGAFAGSYHLLWWTELGQLPLVVLEGTTGLGITILGLVAVGLVALGVAPKQARRIPRRLVMAALLIAALAVANFVVAGQPWGVVYGLGLWGAKVTSALGTDLSASPYWASAAHQERLAASLLTDYTSLTDLGIILGAFIVAVWRSGLKAKLPSLPARAWIAAIVAGFLLGYSSRLALGCNVGAFFSGISTGSLHGWAWFVAAFAGSWVGIRLRKPLGLEG is encoded by the coding sequence TTGTTTACGAAGGGTGCCCTGATCGGGGTGACCCTTGCAGCCATTCTGGTCCTGATTGCCGCAGCTGGCGTTCGTTACGGGCTGCTGCTGGCCATTGGTATTGGCTTCGGACTGACGCTTGAAGGTCTGCGGTTCGGCTTTGCCGGACCATGGCGGGCCATGATTTTGCGTCGCGAACCAGCCGGGCTCCTTGCCCAGCTCCTCGCTATAGCACTGGTGGCTGGGGTCGCCTTCCCGCTTCTATCGGGAGATCACCCCGAGTTGATCGGGGCGCATGCCGCCATCGGTTGGGCCATGGTGGGCGGAGCCTTCGTCTTCGGTGCCGCGATGCAGTTGGTGCTCGGCTGTGGCTCCGGTACGCTGGTCAATGCAGGCAGCGGCAATCCGGTGAGCGTGATTGCGCTCCCCTTCTTCATCATCGGAGCCTTTGCCGGATCTTACCATCTGCTCTGGTGGACGGAACTGGGCCAACTGCCATTGGTGGTTCTTGAGGGAACAACCGGTCTTGGCATCACCATTCTGGGGCTCGTAGCCGTGGGCCTCGTTGCGCTTGGCGTTGCCCCCAAACAGGCCCGCAGGATTCCACGCCGCCTTGTGATGGCTGCCTTGTTGATTGCAGCGCTGGCGGTGGCCAACTTTGTCGTGGCCGGTCAGCCTTGGGGCGTTGTCTATGGGCTCGGACTGTGGGGTGCAAAAGTCACCAGCGCCCTTGGCACGGATCTGTCTGCCTCTCCCTATTGGGCGAGTGCCGCTCATCAGGAGCGGCTCGCAGCAAGCCTGCTGACCGATTATACATCGCTGACCGATCTCGGGATTATTCTGGGGGCCTTTATCGTGGCTGTCTGGCGGTCCGGCCTTAAGGCGAAACTGCCTTCTCTGCCAGCAAGGGCATGGATTGCGGCCATCGTGGCGGGTTTCCTGCTCGGCTATTCTTCCCGTCTGGCGCTGGGCTGTAATGTTGGTGCCTTCTTCTCAGGCATCTCGACCGGAAGCCTACATGGTTGGGCCTGGTTCGTGGCCGCATTTGCCGGGTCTTGGGTTGGCATCCGTTTGCGTAAGCCGCTGGGGCTGGAGGGGTAG
- a CDS encoding GNAT family N-acetyltransferase has translation MLDLSVCSNFDFRSEEYKALFEQADVTAFQHPVWHHAMQQYLKNFPDIEERTLQMRCKKSGCLVGLFPLIARKKLGATIFEYANMSLVDYALPTMHKDIGSWIPDPDYLSKRLLETLGAYDVLRVKHMPFNDPAVLRLFPSGNFQRADFSAYVTDLVPDYQEWRLANISKSERKHRDKKRRAMMREGNWQMHRLVDEEPIRVAMDQLRTFHKERYKDRPGEDLIQRPVTFDFYVNLAIENAASGYVRLYQFTYDDQIVAVQYAIEHNGRYLMLMMGLDFERVGRYSPGLLMTEDLIEECIKEGMQIFDFTVGDEPYKLKFGTRKMPIFTLWHTHSVLGNVGLTVAEAMNRTPISERLRRWVS, from the coding sequence ATGCTTGATTTGAGCGTATGTTCTAATTTCGATTTTCGTTCCGAAGAGTATAAGGCGCTGTTTGAACAGGCTGATGTAACTGCTTTCCAACATCCTGTCTGGCATCATGCGATGCAGCAATATCTCAAGAATTTTCCCGATATCGAAGAGCGTACGTTGCAAATGCGTTGCAAGAAGTCCGGCTGCCTTGTCGGTCTTTTTCCGCTGATCGCCCGTAAAAAGCTGGGAGCCACGATCTTCGAATATGCCAACATGTCTCTGGTCGACTATGCGCTCCCCACGATGCACAAGGATATTGGAAGCTGGATTCCAGACCCTGATTATCTGAGCAAGCGCCTGCTGGAAACGCTGGGAGCTTATGACGTGCTGCGCGTCAAGCATATGCCTTTCAATGACCCCGCTGTCTTGCGGCTTTTCCCTTCGGGTAATTTCCAGCGTGCGGACTTTTCAGCCTATGTCACGGATCTCGTTCCGGACTATCAGGAATGGCGTCTTGCCAATATTTCCAAAAGTGAGCGAAAGCATCGCGACAAGAAGCGGCGAGCCATGATGCGTGAAGGCAATTGGCAAATGCATCGCCTTGTTGATGAAGAGCCCATCCGCGTGGCCATGGATCAACTGCGCACCTTCCATAAGGAACGCTACAAGGATCGCCCCGGTGAGGACCTCATCCAGAGACCAGTCACTTTCGATTTTTATGTCAATCTGGCAATCGAGAATGCAGCAAGCGGCTATGTGCGCCTGTATCAATTCACCTATGACGATCAGATCGTCGCCGTGCAATATGCCATTGAGCATAACGGCCGGTATCTGATGTTGATGATGGGGCTCGATTTCGAACGGGTGGGGCGTTATTCCCCCGGCTTGCTGATGACAGAAGACCTGATTGAGGAATGCATCAAGGAAGGCATGCAGATCTTCGATTTCACGGTGGGGGACGAGCCCTACAAGCTCAAATTCGGCACGCGTAAAATGCCGATCTTCACGCTTTGGCACACCCATTCCGTGCTTGGCAATGTCGGCCTGACGGTCGCTGAGGCCATGAACCGGACCCCGATATCCGAGCGTTTGCGTCGCTGGGTATCCTGA
- a CDS encoding YigZ family protein: MLKTVEAEFFAELEEKKSKFLAFLVPIEQFEARLEALRIEHRKASHHVTAFRIIHEDDHIEEGAKDDGEPAGTSGMPMLKVLIGRDIINCGVIVVRYFGGTKLGAGGLARAYSGVASMALDAATLVPWQRIVRKTVTGRFEQTSEIERKIALLQLSVLDRSYHEAGVDILLEGPEATIESMDDFMHELNLY, encoded by the coding sequence ATGCTGAAAACTGTCGAAGCTGAATTCTTCGCCGAGCTTGAGGAAAAGAAGTCCAAATTTCTGGCTTTCCTTGTGCCAATCGAGCAATTCGAAGCCCGTCTTGAGGCCTTGCGCATTGAGCATCGCAAGGCCAGCCATCATGTGACAGCCTTCCGCATCATTCATGAAGACGATCATATCGAGGAAGGCGCCAAGGACGATGGGGAACCGGCAGGAACCTCGGGCATGCCGATGCTCAAGGTGTTGATCGGGCGCGACATCATCAATTGCGGCGTGATTGTTGTGCGCTATTTCGGCGGCACCAAATTGGGGGCCGGCGGATTGGCCCGGGCCTATTCCGGCGTGGCGTCCATGGCGCTTGACGCCGCGACACTGGTCCCCTGGCAACGCATTGTTCGGAAGACTGTGACGGGCCGGTTTGAGCAGACCAGCGAAATAGAGCGGAAAATCGCCCTGTTGCAGCTATCGGTGTTGGACCGCAGCTATCATGAAGCCGGTGTTGACATTCTGCTCGAAGGGCCTGAAGCCACCATAGAAAGCATGGATGACTTCATGCATGAGCTGAATTTATATTGA
- a CDS encoding 2'-deoxycytidine 5'-triphosphate deaminase: MTDFSFSGSGILNDADIAQLVEGEGIRFACPPDDDQIQPASLDLRLGTTAYRVRASFLPGPNETVEEKLHRLQLHQIDLTQGAVLETGCVYIVPLMESLALPDFIEAAANPKSSTGRLDIFTRVIADRSRQFDTIPTGYSGQLFLEVSPRTFPIVVRAGSRLTQIRFRQGRSRLSDAEHLSLHNSDSLVIAPDDPFIDNGIAVSIDLEGEGIIGYRAKRHSAVIDVDKRDALDMLDFWEPIAGRGKNALILDPDQFYILVSREAVHVPPCYAAEMVPFDPLMGEFRVHYAGFFDPGFGASEAGGKGSRAVLEVRSHEVPFIVEHGQLIGRLAYERMRARPSRLYGAGIGSNYQAQGLKLSKHFRMA, encoded by the coding sequence ATGACTGATTTCTCCTTTTCCGGAAGCGGCATTCTCAATGACGCCGATATTGCCCAACTGGTTGAAGGTGAGGGCATCCGGTTTGCTTGTCCCCCCGATGACGACCAAATCCAGCCCGCCAGTCTGGATTTGCGCCTTGGCACCACGGCTTACCGTGTCCGTGCCTCCTTTTTGCCCGGCCCCAATGAAACGGTTGAAGAGAAGTTGCACCGGTTGCAGCTTCATCAGATCGATCTGACCCAAGGGGCGGTGCTGGAAACAGGCTGTGTTTATATTGTCCCGCTAATGGAAAGCCTTGCTTTGCCCGATTTCATCGAGGCGGCGGCCAATCCCAAGAGCTCCACCGGACGGTTGGACATCTTTACCCGCGTTATTGCCGATCGATCCCGCCAGTTTGATACGATTCCCACCGGCTATAGCGGCCAACTCTTTCTGGAAGTCAGCCCACGCACCTTCCCCATTGTGGTGCGCGCAGGGAGCCGCCTGACGCAAATCCGGTTCCGGCAGGGGCGTTCGCGCCTCAGCGATGCCGAGCATTTATCGCTTCATAACAGCGACAGTCTCGTGATCGCACCCGATGATCCCTTCATCGACAACGGCATCGCGGTTTCCATCGATCTGGAAGGGGAGGGCATCATTGGCTATCGCGCCAAGCGCCACAGTGCCGTCATCGATGTCGACAAGCGCGATGCTCTCGACATGCTGGATTTTTGGGAACCCATCGCGGGGCGCGGCAAGAATGCGCTTATTCTGGACCCGGATCAGTTCTACATTTTGGTCTCCCGTGAAGCGGTGCATGTTCCGCCTTGCTATGCTGCCGAGATGGTGCCATTCGATCCGCTCATGGGGGAATTCCGCGTGCATTATGCGGGCTTTTTCGACCCTGGGTTCGGCGCCTCCGAGGCAGGGGGCAAAGGCAGCCGCGCTGTGCTTGAAGTGCGCAGCCATGAGGTGCCTTTCATCGTGGAACATGGTCAGTTGATCGGACGGCTTGCCTATGAACGGATGCGTGCCCGTCCGTCCAGACTCTATGGTGCAGGCATCGGCTCCAATTATCAGGCGCAGGGGCTGAAGCTATCCAAGCATTTCCGGATGGCATAG
- the apaG gene encoding Co2+/Mg2+ efflux protein ApaG: protein MQKYTATTGSIQVMVEPEYQPDQSTPDRGQHVWTYHVEICNNGQSNIQLQARFWRIVDGQGRIQEVHGHGVVGERPRIRAGNSFRYTSGCPLDSESGFMSGHYEMQRDDGTTFDVTIPTFSLDIPGPAKILN, encoded by the coding sequence GTGCAGAAATACACAGCAACGACCGGATCGATTCAGGTCATGGTTGAGCCGGAATACCAGCCGGACCAATCAACACCTGACAGAGGTCAACATGTATGGACCTATCATGTTGAAATCTGCAATAACGGCCAATCCAACATCCAGCTTCAAGCACGCTTTTGGCGGATTGTGGATGGTCAGGGGCGAATACAGGAAGTGCATGGCCATGGAGTGGTCGGAGAGCGCCCACGCATCAGAGCTGGCAATAGCTTCAGATATACATCAGGCTGCCCGCTCGATAGCGAAAGCGGCTTCATGTCTGGCCATTATGAAATGCAACGGGATGATGGCACGACGTTTGACGTCACCATACCCACTTTCTCGCTCGATATTCCGGGCCCTGCAAAAATCCTGAACTGA
- a CDS encoding acyl-CoA thioesterase: MSQDSSAEKDPTTPYDMPIKVLPSDIDMMGHVNNTIYLRWVQEAATEHWDQVAHEDDHGQMVWLITRHEIDYKRPAFEGDKLIARTWVGYYEHHKCERFTEIIRESDNRILASVRTLWCPISLETKRTVRLTEEQIGRYSKGRKPT; the protein is encoded by the coding sequence ATGTCTCAAGATTCTTCCGCTGAAAAAGACCCGACCACGCCCTATGACATGCCTATCAAGGTTCTGCCCTCCGATATCGACATGATGGGGCATGTCAACAACACCATCTATTTACGATGGGTGCAGGAAGCGGCCACCGAGCATTGGGATCAGGTTGCCCATGAGGATGACCATGGTCAGATGGTATGGCTCATCACCCGTCACGAGATTGATTACAAGCGCCCCGCTTTTGAAGGCGACAAGCTGATAGCCCGCACATGGGTGGGATATTATGAGCATCATAAATGCGAGCGCTTCACCGAGATCATCCGGGAGAGTGACAACCGCATTCTGGCCAGCGTCAGAACGCTGTGGTGCCCGATCAGTCTGGAAACAAAACGCACGGTGCGCCTCACCGAGGAGCAGATCGGGCGCTATTCCAAGGGGCGCAAGCCTACCTGA
- a CDS encoding CDP-alcohol phosphatidyltransferase family protein, with the protein MKRIIDPSIGHIGKSLHALGVTANQITVLGLLLGGISGVVIAYEWYLWGLLLIGLSRLMDGLDGAVARAGRKTDLGGYLDIVFDFIFYGLIPLAFAFARPENALPAAVLLMVFYANGASFLAFAIMAEKRNITTQSHGSKSLYFTGGLAEAGETYAVFGLFCLFPDWFGVIAYSFAALTAITTLSRILLARELFGQNDQMVEKEDESKASFR; encoded by the coding sequence TTGAAAAGAATCATCGACCCCTCAATTGGTCATATTGGCAAAAGCCTGCATGCGCTGGGTGTAACGGCCAACCAAATAACGGTACTGGGTTTGTTGCTTGGAGGTATATCCGGGGTAGTGATCGCTTACGAGTGGTATCTCTGGGGGCTATTGCTGATCGGCCTTAGTCGTTTGATGGATGGACTGGATGGCGCTGTCGCGCGCGCGGGCCGAAAAACAGATCTGGGCGGCTATCTCGACATTGTCTTCGATTTCATTTTTTACGGCCTTATCCCGCTGGCTTTCGCTTTTGCACGGCCTGAAAATGCTCTGCCGGCCGCAGTGCTGCTGATGGTCTTTTATGCCAATGGCGCGAGCTTTCTTGCTTTCGCGATCATGGCGGAGAAGCGCAACATCACAACCCAAAGCCACGGCTCGAAATCACTCTATTTTACTGGCGGACTGGCCGAAGCGGGGGAAACATATGCCGTTTTCGGCCTCTTCTGCCTATTCCCAGACTGGTTCGGCGTGATCGCCTATAGCTTTGCCGCTTTAACCGCGATCACAACACTGTCCCGCATTCTGCTGGCCAGAGAGCTGTTTGGCCAAAATGATCAAATGGTCGAAAAAGAAGATGAAAGCAAGGCAAGCTTCAGATAA
- a CDS encoding rhodanese-like domain-containing protein has product MKKTLFQAFVAFGLLVTPTFAATFGPLVSPQQLNAVAEADKPLIIDIRGNNKDGASLFEQGHIAGSVNAPYAQFRGPKENPGQLVTEEHLEKVLGEIGATKDRATVIAYQGANISDFGAAARVYWTLKSAGFTDIAILNGGLNNWQEQGLSFETGSVTPQKTTIDVSFSDEWRASREEILKIVHGEEKARLVDARPEAFWKGEKKHPAAAKPGTLPQSEYFVHSSWFDNKPVIADAAKVKQLANEAGFKGGEELVSFCNTGHWAATNWFALSELAELDNVKLYPESVVGYSNAGYELANTPGLFQTLIKQVTGG; this is encoded by the coding sequence ATGAAGAAAACACTATTCCAGGCCTTCGTTGCATTCGGGCTCTTGGTAACCCCGACCTTTGCGGCAACCTTCGGCCCTCTGGTTTCCCCTCAGCAACTCAACGCGGTCGCTGAGGCGGACAAACCCCTGATCATTGACATCCGCGGCAACAACAAGGACGGCGCAAGCCTCTTTGAACAGGGCCACATCGCAGGGTCGGTCAATGCGCCTTATGCGCAGTTTCGTGGACCCAAGGAAAATCCGGGGCAGCTGGTAACAGAAGAGCATTTGGAGAAAGTGCTCGGTGAGATCGGGGCGACTAAAGATCGCGCCACGGTTATCGCCTATCAAGGCGCCAATATTTCCGATTTCGGCGCGGCGGCCCGTGTCTACTGGACGCTCAAATCTGCCGGCTTTACCGACATAGCCATCCTCAATGGTGGCCTGAACAACTGGCAGGAACAGGGCCTTTCCTTTGAAACCGGTTCGGTGACGCCCCAGAAAACCACCATTGATGTATCTTTCTCCGATGAATGGCGTGCCTCTCGTGAAGAGATCCTGAAAATCGTTCATGGCGAAGAGAAAGCGCGTCTGGTCGATGCTCGTCCGGAAGCATTCTGGAAAGGCGAGAAGAAGCATCCAGCCGCAGCCAAACCGGGCACTTTGCCTCAGTCTGAATATTTCGTGCATTCGAGCTGGTTTGACAACAAGCCCGTGATTGCCGACGCGGCAAAGGTCAAACAACTGGCCAATGAAGCTGGCTTTAAAGGGGGCGAAGAGCTTGTGAGCTTTTGCAATACTGGTCATTGGGCTGCAACCAACTGGTTTGCCCTTTCCGAACTTGCCGAGTTGGACAATGTGAAGCTTTATCCCGAATCTGTGGTTGGTTATTCCAACGCAGGCTATGAGCTGGCCAACACGCCCGGCCTCTTCCAGACCCTCATCAAACAGGTAACCGGTGGCTAA
- a CDS encoding DUF2332 family protein → MTSEAPSGRCLVIFHTAVLNSVSPEVQKEFAVLVKDLGAERQANGGVLTLPAVAPAARPKAHPGAFVFNRKGRTIAHTGSHGQFVAWL, encoded by the coding sequence CTGACCTCCGAGGCTCCGTCCGGAAGGTGTCTCGTTATTTTTCATACAGCTGTGCTGAACTCTGTCTCACCGGAGGTGCAAAAGGAATTTGCGGTGCTCGTGAAAGATCTTGGAGCAGAGAGGCAGGCCAATGGAGGCGTGCTTACGCTCCCCGCTGTTGCTCCCGCCGCAAGGCCTAAAGCTCATCCGGGCGCCTTCGTCTTCAACCGCAAGGGTCGAACGATTGCTCACACCGGTTCGCATGGCCAGTTTGTGGCGTGGCTGTGA
- a CDS encoding ion transporter, producing MLDRIKSILGSRTFELGITGLIVLNAITLALETWPAAETRFGGLFHIVDRTILVVFVVEITMRLLVHRLRFFTDPWSLFDFTVVAISLLPTTGALSVLRAFRVLRVLRLISFVPSLRRVVGALLEALPGLGSITLLLGLLYFVFAVMATKLYGAEFPDWFGSLGASAYTLFQVMTLESWSMGIVRPVMESHPYAWLFFVPFILATSFTVLNLFIGIIVSAMQSEHEATAEADRAALHLETEGVMAEVKALRTEISELRALIRAQGTGK from the coding sequence ATGTTGGACCGCATCAAATCAATTCTGGGCTCTCGAACCTTCGAACTTGGCATCACCGGACTTATCGTTCTGAATGCGATTACTCTGGCATTGGAAACATGGCCCGCCGCGGAAACCCGTTTCGGTGGTTTGTTCCATATCGTCGATCGTACTATTCTCGTCGTCTTCGTGGTGGAGATAACCATGCGACTGCTGGTCCATCGGCTGCGCTTTTTCACCGATCCGTGGTCCCTGTTCGATTTCACCGTGGTTGCCATTTCCCTGTTGCCGACAACCGGTGCGCTCTCGGTGTTGCGCGCCTTCAGGGTGCTGCGTGTTCTGCGGCTCATCAGTTTCGTTCCCTCGCTGCGGCGTGTGGTTGGGGCCTTGCTGGAGGCGCTTCCCGGGTTGGGCTCGATCACTCTGCTCTTGGGGCTGCTCTATTTTGTATTTGCGGTGATGGCGACCAAGCTTTATGGCGCCGAGTTCCCCGACTGGTTCGGCAGCCTTGGTGCATCAGCCTATACGCTGTTTCAGGTGATGACACTGGAGAGCTGGTCCATGGGTATCGTGCGGCCGGTGATGGAATCCCATCCCTATGCCTGGCTCTTCTTCGTGCCCTTCATTCTGGCGACATCCTTTACCGTTCTGAACCTCTTTATCGGCATCATCGTTTCGGCGATGCAGTCCGAGCATGAAGCCACAGCAGAGGCCGACCGTGCGGCCCTGCATTTGGAAACAGAAGGGGTCATGGCCGAAGTCAAAGCCCTGCGCACCGAGATTTCCGAGCTGCGGGCCTTGATCAGGGCACAAGGTACCGGCAAGTAA
- a CDS encoding VOC family protein, which translates to MDPRLSLVTLGVTDLENSVRFYRDGLGWPTGYASGDGVAFFKTWGTVFALYPIDKLAEEIPGGAFKPQAGTCGITLAHNCRERDEVETVLRLAEGAGAEIKKPASETFWGGYSGYFADPDGYLWEIAWGAFPIGDDGHLVLP; encoded by the coding sequence ATGGACCCGCGGCTATCACTGGTCACCCTTGGTGTGACAGATCTTGAAAACTCTGTGCGCTTTTATCGCGATGGCCTTGGCTGGCCCACCGGTTATGCATCCGGCGATGGTGTTGCCTTCTTCAAGACATGGGGCACGGTGTTCGCCCTCTATCCGATCGACAAATTGGCAGAGGAAATTCCCGGAGGGGCGTTCAAACCACAAGCGGGAACTTGCGGCATAACGCTGGCGCATAATTGTCGGGAGAGGGATGAGGTGGAAACCGTGTTGCGCTTGGCAGAAGGCGCGGGCGCCGAAATAAAGAAGCCTGCCAGCGAAACATTCTGGGGTGGCTATAGCGGCTATTTTGCCGACCCTGACGGCTATCTTTGGGAAATCGCCTGGGGGGCCTTCCCCATCGGAGACGACGGCCATCTGGTGCTACCCTGA